AGAAACCCAGAACTCTGTTAAACTCTCTTAGTGCAGTAAAGGAGGAAGGACTATTCTCTGGCACCAGTAAATCTAGCCCACTCTGAACAGGGGCAATAAATGATGTCCATTGCCCACACAGGGTCTtccgctattttttttttcaccttttacCTTTTATTACCCCCTCTTTTGTTTCCCCTTACCCTAATTATTCTCTCTACATGTTATTTGGCACATAGACATGTCCATCTGATTAGTATTTAATCCTGAGGGAGAGGAACTTAGGAGTTATCTTCCCAAGACGTGAACTGGGGCACGCATGGATACGATCTAACCCTGTAGATGAGAGCCTAACTTCAGAGACCATAGCCTGGTGATGATGTGTGCTGTTCTACTCATCCCTGCCCTGTTTATCCTGTGAGTAATAAATGCCTCTTGATCATGCCATTAGAAGTGTCTGGTCTGTGCTCTGCTCCAGACAGCCCTCCACTAAGAAACTGTGAATATAGTGACATTGCACCCCTGTTATGCCAAGTAAAGCTTGTTATCATGCCACCCTCACTACATATGTTTATCTAAATTGCTTCTAACTGGAGTAAATATTGTTTTCCAGGTCCGCAGCATACTGTGGGGCATGCATGAAACACACTGCTCCAGGAAGCCCCATTCACGTGGACACACAACTGTACAGATGCAGGTGGCAGCACTGATTTTTTCCACAAATCATAAGTTCCAAAGGGgaagacattttattttttatgttcatCATTGTGCCCAAGAACTTAGCACACCGCTAGGAGCCTAACAGTGACAAAAGCATTTGTTAAATGTCTGAATTAATAGGTAAATGGAGGAAATTCTGAAATCTACATTtggcattcaattttttttttttattatcagaaGCCCAGTACCTATGTTCCCAGCCAAAAATGACAGCATGTGGTCTGACAAATATAAGCATAGTTGTAGGAAGTATATTGGAAATTATCTCTCTGCTAGAAATTTTGGTGCACAGGTCATGACGATTACAGCCCAGTGAATGAAATCTCTCAGACAGAATTTACATTTTCACAAAAATCACGTTTATTAAAGATAATATTTTTCATCGTTCTAAATACAAATGTTAATGCAAATATCCGAAATAACCTTGGCCATAAGACATTTATCCTTCTGGGTTTGCTCCAGCTTTTATCAAGTGCTAAGAAGCAGGTCCCTTGCTCTCTGCAGATGGTACAAATGGCATAAGGATGGTTATCGGTGAGTATCTTAACAATGACCTAAATAAATAATATGGTCATTTATTCTAGTTTTAAAGTCAGTGTATGGCTGAACTTAAAATATGGGTGCTGACTTACCTAGTAAAACATTCTGAGTTTTAGCTGGCAAAGTTTAGGACACAGAAATCAACTGGGACCAATAATTTCAAGAACTTTGCTAGCAAAATATCCAGATTTATGCCTTTGTCTCAACTCCTGATTCAGCCATCATCAGAAAGATCTTTTTGGTCTCTGCACATCTTAAGGAGATCCCTCTATTCATGACTGAATTTAGGTAAAAGCAAGATTATGAAGCAACATAAATTGTTGTCTTTAGGGCTTTATTCCTGGCCAAAATGAAGGCACGTGGCTGTATATACTAGCAAAATTGACTTACCAGCAGCAAAACACCAAGGTGCCTCAGGTGCCCAGCTGTGACTGTGGGGTTGTGGAATAGTACAGATGCTGGGGACAACAAGCCAGGGGAAATGGTGGCGAAAGAAAtgatgtaaaaggaaaaaaacagctGTCTTCAGTAATTTAATCCCCCTACCCCCATGGATGAGGAATTAGACTTATTTTGTGTAGCTGCAAAGAGGAGGCCCAGCATCAGTGTGTAGAAGTAATAAGGGAGACAGAGTTTGTGCAATATAAGGAAGTGCTTTGAgagaaccagggctccttaagtgggAAATGGGTTGAAATGTTCAGCAAATCCAGATGCCACCTGAGAGATGTGATCTAGAGGGAACAAGATCGGTGATTTGGGGACTGCTTTACAGAACCCTAAGAGTTTTGCAGCACATCACTAGGAGCAGTGAAGGCAAGGGAGCTCAAGGTTACCACCTAGCTCCATTCTCACCTGCTTATATTGCATGTCTGCATATGAAACTCTGAGTAAGAAGGCAacttaacacatatttttgtttcAGATTTATACTCAATTTTGCTTCAAAATGAAGGAGTGCATCCAGAATTTATACTTATATGTAGGCTATCCAAGGGGCCCTGATTCTACCGTTAAAGTTGAAACTGAGACTTCGGGTTGCAGGAACATTTTAAATGAACTGGTGTTTATTCCAAACCAACCTCCAAATAGGCCAGTGTATCTAGGAATTATTGGCTTTGCATATTCAAGTAAATTCCTTaaatctctctgagcttcagttttcttatctgtaaaaaacaaaaaaaaaaaaaaaagaagaagaagaagacaatAAAACACTTCCCTATAGCTCAAGGGGCCATGAGGAAGAccaaatgagataatatgtgAAAATGCTTAGTACATTTTCAACCAATTGTTAGCTTATCCAACTAATGCTCATTATTACTCACTCCTTGGTCTCTTTTGTTTCTCGAACACCTTCGAGAGCCCAGAACAGAACGATGCATGTCGTGACTGAGTTTGTCCTCCTGGGTTTCCCTGGTCAAAGGAAGACAAAGAACTTCCTGTTCACGTTAATCCTGGTGGTCTATCTCCTGACCCTACTGGGGAATGGTGCTATTGCCTGTGCAGTGAAATGGGACAGGAGGCTCCACATACCCATGTACATCCTCTTGGGGAACTTTGCCTTCCTAGAGATCTGGTATGTTTCCTCCACTGTCCCAAACATGCTGGTCAACATCCTCTCTGAGACTAAGACCATCTCTTTCTCTGGCTGCTTCCTCCAATTCTACTTCTTTTTTTCGTTGGGTACAACTGAGTGTTTCTTCTTATCAGTTATGGCCTATGATCGGTACCTGGCCATCTGCCACCCACTGCGCTACCCCTCCATCATGACTGGAAAGTTCTGTGTGATCCTGGTCTGTGTTTGCTGGGTGAGTGGATTCCTCTGCTATCCAGTCCCCATTGTCCTTATCTCCCAACTTCCCTTCTGTGGACCCAATATCATTGACCACATTGTGTGTGACCCAGGCCCATTGTTGGCACTGGCCTGTGTCCCTGCACCTTCTACTGAGCTTATCTGTTACACCTTCAACTCAATCATCATCTTCGGGCCCTTCCTCTCCATTTTGGGATCTTACACCCTGGTGCTCAGAGCTGTTCTTCATGTTCCCTCTGGAGCTGGTCGAACTAAAGCTTTCTCCACATGCACATCCCACCTGATGGTTGTGTGTCTGTTCTATGGAAGTCTTATG
The window above is part of the Loxodonta africana isolate mLoxAfr1 chromosome 10, mLoxAfr1.hap2, whole genome shotgun sequence genome. Proteins encoded here:
- the LOC100660817 gene encoding olfactory receptor 11H6 translates to MHVVTEFVLLGFPGQRKTKNFLFTLILVVYLLTLLGNGAIACAVKWDRRLHIPMYILLGNFAFLEIWYVSSTVPNMLVNILSETKTISFSGCFLQFYFFFSLGTTECFFLSVMAYDRYLAICHPLRYPSIMTGKFCVILVCVCWVSGFLCYPVPIVLISQLPFCGPNIIDHIVCDPGPLLALACVPAPSTELICYTFNSIIIFGPFLSILGSYTLVLRAVLHVPSGAGRTKAFSTCTSHLMVVCLFYGSLMVMYVSPTSGNPAGMQKFVTLVYSAVTPLLNPLIYSLRNKDMKDALKKVLRL